The DNA region TCGGCGGCGAAGTGCACGACGACGTCGGCGTCGCCGACCAGACGGTCGACGAGCTGGGCGTCGGTGATGTCTCCCCGCACGAACGTGACCCGGTCGGCGACCGGGGCGAGCGACGCCTCGTCGCCGGCGTAGGTCAGCGCGTCGAGGACGGTGACGCGGACGTCGGGACGCTCGCGCACGGTCAGGTGGACGAAGTTCGAACCGATGAAGCCGGCACCGCCGGTGACGAGCAGACGCACGTGAGGACCTCCAGGACGGGGCGCGGGCAGTCGAAGCCTAGTCGCGGCGCAACGGTTCGGGGGACCTCGGTCGTCCGGGCAAAGGGGGACGGATCGGGCGATGCGCGTGGCGGTGCTTGACCTGGGATGACTCCCGACTGACACTGCCCGTGACTTGCCTCCGAGGTCAGGAACCCCGATGACGATCCGCACTGCCTCCGCTGTCGCCTTCGGCGTGGCCCTCCTCACCGCGGCAAGCCCTGCTGTTGCGACCACCACCGCTGCCCGTGCCGCGGTGGTCACGGTCTCGTCCGGTGCGCCGGCGAGCGGTCCGATGCGGGCCCTGGCCCCCCTGGCGGGCACCACGGCGCCGGTGACCACGGACGCGGTCCCCGAGGTCGAGGTGACCGAGATGGACGTCGTCGTCCCGGCGGTCGAGGCGTCTGGTGACCTGGTCGCCACGCCGGACGTGCTCGAGGCGCAGGCGGAGCCCGACGTCATCGTGACCGACGAGGTCGTCACGGCCGACCGGGTCGAGAGCGCCGTCGTGGAGACGGCGGACTTCCAGACGCTGGGTGTGACCTGGCCGTCCGACGCCGAGGTCGCGGATCTCGGGCTCGAGGTACGGACCCGGGCCGACGGCGAGTGGACCGGGTGGACAGCGCTCGAGCCCGCCGACGACGCGCCGGACGCGGGCACCGTCGAGGCCGAGCGCGACATGCGTGGCGGCACCGACGCGTTGTGGGTCGGTGACGCCGACGCCGTGCAGCTCGCCTTCGCGGCGACGCCCGAGAGCGGCCCGGACGGCATCAGCCTCGCCCTGATCGGCTCGGAGGCCGTGGCCGAGCAGCCGACCGATGCGATCGTCGGCTCGACCGACGACGACCTGACCGCGCAGACGACTGCCTTCGGCCCGGCATCGGTGACGTCGGCCGCGGTGTTCACACCGGCGACCTTCCTGTCGACCACCGCGCCCGTGTCGAACACCGTGCCCGCGGACCCGGCGCCGGCCGTGCCCGCGGACCCGGCGACCACCGGCACCGAGGGCGCGAACCCGGCAGCTGTGCTCGTCCAGGCGCCGGCGGCCCCGCGGGTGATCAGCCGGGCGGAGTGGGGTGCAGCGCCTCAGGTGTGCACCCCGGACGTGGCGCGGGGGCTGGTCGGAGCGGTCGTGCACCACACGGCAGGCTCCAACGACTACAAGACCGTCGCCGAGGCGATGAACCAGATCCGCAACGATCAGGCGTACCACATCAACACGCGCGGCTGGTGCGACATCGGCTACAACTTCGTCGTCGACAAGTGGGGAAACATCTACGAGGGTCGCGCGGACAGCCTCAACGCCCCCGTGATCGGGGTCCACGCCGGAGGCTTCAACACCGGGACCGTCGGCGTCTCGATGCTCGGCAACTTCAGCTCCGTCGCGACGCCTCCTGCCATGATTGACGCGGTCGGCCGGATCGTCGGTCTGCGCCTGGCCGCCTACAACATCAACCCCACGGACTCCTTCGTCTTCCACACCCTCGGGGGCGAGAACTCGAAGTTCGCCGCGGGCACCGACGTACCGCTGCCACGGGTCTTCGCCCATCGGGACGTCGCGTACACCGCATGCCCCGGCAACGTGGGCTACGGGCAGCTGCCGAACATCCGCACGACGGCGCGCGCCTACTACGACGCGACGCTCTACGCCGAGTCCCAGTCCGTGATCAAGGCGCTGTACCAGGACCTGCTGCGTCGTGGTCCGGACCCGACCGGCCTGCGTGGCTGGACGACGTCGTTGATGCAGGGCCAGAGCCAGTCGGCCCTGGTCGACACGTTGACCCGCAGCGACGAGTACATCTCCTCGCGGGTGACCAAGGCCTACCGCGAGGTCCTGGGTCGTGAGCCGGAGCCGGCCGGTGCGGCGGCGTGGCTCTCGGAGATCAAGGCCGGGCACGCGACCGTCGATGACGTCCAGCGCCGGTTCTACGACTCGGTCGAGTACTACGACATCTCCGGCGGGACGCCTCAGGGGTACGTGCGCCGGCTCTACCAGACCGTCCTGAGCCGTCCGGCCGGCGACGCCGAGGTGGCCGAGTGGTCGGCCGTCTTCGCCACCCGCGGTCGTGGTGTGGTCGTCGATGCGATCTGGTTCTCGAACGAGGCGGCGCGGATCCGGGCCGGTGCGTACTACCAGACGTTCCTGGGTCGTGGTCCTGACCCGGTGGGTCTGGCCGGCTGGGCCGACGTGCTGCTGCGGCAGGGTGAGGGTGCGGTGCGGGTCGGGATCGCCGGCAGCCTCGAGTACCGCGCCCGATCGGTGAGCCGCTTCCCCTGATCGGTGAGCCGCTTCCCCTGATCGCCGCTGCGCGCGGGTGACGGGGCTCACGGGCGAGCCGATCCCGACGCCGTCCGGCAACCGCGCGTTCATGGTCAAGAACCTCAAGGTTCATGGTCAAGAACCTCAAGTCCCGGGTGTCCAGGGTCGATAGTCTTCTCGGGCCGAACAGGGGGCCTTGCAGGCCTCGGCGAACGCGCCAGGCTCGGCGCAGGATTCGATGACCCATGCTCCCGATGGGAGCAGAAACGAGAACTCCATGTCTCTGCTGGGCAAGCGTTCCCTCTGGGGAGTGATCGCGGCCACGGCCCTGGTCCTGACCCCGCTCTCGGCCTCCGCGGTCGAGCCGTTCCCGGACAACGGTGGCGCTGACACGACGCCGTTCGCCGACATCGCCGGTGCGACGGCCGACGTCGGCGTCGACCAGACGGTCCTCATCACCCCGATCTGCCAGGGGTTCACGGTGACCAACCGGTACACCGAGACCGTCGACGTGCTGTTCGGCGACTTCGCGAACGGCATCCAGGACGCCGGCGTGCTCGTCGAGCCGGGCGAGACCGTGCGGGTCAACACGCCCCGCGGCCTGATCGACTACGTCGCGTGGGCGATGGCCTCCGACTACATGGCCGGCACGGGGCAGGACGTCGCCATCAACCAGAGCTGCACCCCGACCCCGCGCACCCAGACGGAGCAGGTCCAGAAGTACATCAACCAGGTGTACCGCGACCTGTTCTACCGTGTGCCCGACACGCAGGGCCTTGCCACCTGGACCACGGCGCTGCTCAACGGTGCGCCGCGGGTCGCCGTCGCCAACGCGATCACCTACAGCCCCGAGTACCGCTCCTGGCTGATCTCCGGCGTCTACTGGCAGTTCCTCGGCCGTGACCCGGATGCCGGTGGCCTGGCCAACTGGCTCGGTGCGATGCAGGGTGGCATGACCATCGCACAGATGGAGTCCGGCTTCATCGCTTCCGACGAGTACTACGCCGCAGCCGGCGGGACTCCTGAGGCCTGGGTCGACGCCCTGTACAACGACGTCCTGTGGCGCAATGCGAGCGACGCCGAGATCGCGAGCTGGGTCGGCGTGCTGGCAGCCGGCGGTTCGCGCAGCCAGGTCGCCATGGGTTTCCTGCTGTCGACCGAGCACCTGACCGACGTGGTCGCCACGTACTACTGGCAGCTGCTGGGCCGGGACATCGACGCGGCCGGCAAGTCCTCCTGGGTGACCATCCTGGGCGCCGGCGGCCGTGACGAGGCCGTCATCGGCTCGATCATCGCCAGCGACGAGTACTACAACAAGGGCTGACCTCCAGCCACGACGAAGGCCGCCGGGAGCCGTGAGCTCCCGGCGGCCTTCGTCGTCATGTCTGCGGCGCCGCCTCGCCCTACGGTGCCGGGGTGACCGTGCCGTCGGGTGTGATCGAGCCGACCCAGATGTTCTGCTCCCAGACGTCGGCCGTCCGCGGTGCGTGCAGCAGCGCCCTCTCCCAGGTGCTGATCGCCGCGGCGGCGGTCGGTCCCTCGGGCGGCTCGGTCCAGGAGACGGTCGCCTCGGTGAACGTCACGAGGCCGACGATCCCGTCACCCCAGAGCGACCGGGCCTGGGCCAACCGGGCCGGACTGGGTTGGCTGCGGAACTCGATGACCTCGACCCCGCACACGCTGCGCAGGCTGGCGATGTAGGGCATGCCGGTGTTGATGAGCACGACCCGGTCGGCGCCGATGGCCGCGAGCGAGTCGCACACCGCCTCGAGCTGGTCGAGCTGGCCGGCGTGGTCCGCGCTGCGCACGACGCCGGCCCACGTGGTCACGGGCGCGAGCGCGACGGTTGCCGCCAGGGCGAGGACACCGGCCCGGGCGATGCGTGCGCGCAGCCACGTCCACAGCGCCGCCAGCGACCAGGTGGCCAGCACGAGCAGACCGGGGATCGTCACCGGCAGGAAGCGCCGGACGGCCCAGATCTGGTCGGGTGTGATGCTCACGCGCACCAGGTAGAGCAGCGTCGGGGCGCCGATGACGGCGGCGACGACGAGCAGGCGGGGGTCGCGGCGACGGACCGCACGGCCGACCATGGCCGCGAGCCCGGCGAAGCCGAGCACGATCGCCGGCCAGCCGAAGTACCAGGCGAGCCAGCTCATGGACTGCTCGTCGTAGCTGCGCGCCCGGTCGACCGGCTGGCCCGCCGCGTTCTGCAGGTTCTCGACGGCCGTCCCGTAGCCCGTCGCGGCGTCGATGTGGTGTTCGATCAGCCAACCGGGGCGCGAGGCCAGCACCGCAGCGGCGGCGACCACGGCGACCACCGCAACCGTTGCCACCGTGCGCCGCCGGGTCAGCAGCAGGGTGCGGAGCCGCTGCCACGGCCGGCGTGTGGTCAGGGCGACGCCGAGGAGCGCCGCGCCGACGGTCGCCAGGATCAGGGGACCGGCCTCGGCGCCTTGGCGCGCGAGGTAGATGGGACTGTGCAGCCGCAGATCGACGAACCCAAGGGTCACGGCGGCGGCGCCCGCGGCCGTCATCAGGATCAGGTCGGTGCGCAGCGCGCGTCGCAGCCGCGGCAGGGCGCTCGCGCCCACGGCGAGCCCGACGCCGAGGAAGAGCCCGACGAGCACGGCGGCCCCGTCGATCCGGGCCAGTGCACCGGCGCCGATCATCGCGCCGGCCAGGACCAGGTCGCTGCGCCGGCGCCGGCTGAAGGCCGACCACGCCATCACCAGTCCGCCCAGGACGAGGGCTGCGACGACCGGCTCCGTGTAGGCGCCCCGGGAGAAGGCCAGCATCGGGAGCGAGACGGCGAGGGTCGCCGTGGGCAGCAGGGCCCACAGGCTGCCGGTGATCCGTCGGGTCAGCGCGAAGACGCCGACGATCGCGCAGGCGCCCAGCACGAGGTTGCCGACCAGGACGGCCTGCAGGCCGCCGGCCCAGCCGCCCATCGCGAGCAGCCCCGGCAGCAGATCGGCGCCCTGGACGTAGAGGAGCCCGTCGGCGTACTCGTAGGCACCCGTCGAGACGTACGCGCCCACCTGGTGCGCGACCTCGTACGCCTGAGCCACTGGGATGTCGGGGTGCTGGTGCGTCGTGAGCCAGTGGCCGGCCAGGGTCAGGAACCCTGGGTCACGCGTGACGACGACGAACTCCGCGACGTACCGCGTGTTGACCACGGCCCACCCGAGCGCGCCGACCAGGACGGCCGCGCTCGACCAGACGTCGATCCAGGTGCCCGCGAGCCGGACCGGTGCGAAGCGCCAGGTGAGCACCACGAGCAGCGCCACGGTGGGCAGCACTGTCCACGGGCGGAAGACGCCCAGGACGAGGGTCGTGGCGACCACGAGACACGTCCAGAACAGCAGCAGCAGGATCCGGTCGGGGGCGGCCACGACGGCCTGGGTGAAGCGACGGTGCGGCGACGAGGTCGCGGCCACCGTGGGGCTCACCGCAAGTCCGTCCCGAAGGAGGTCGCGGCGGAGACGAAGCCCACGCTGCGACCGTCGCCAGTGACCTCGAACACGGCGGCCTCGGGCAGCCGGTGCAGCTCGGGACCGGCGACCGAGGCCACGGCGCCGTGCACCGAGTAGGAGCCCTCGCCGAGGCGCAGGTCACCGATCCGGAACGTGAAGCGGCGGGTGCCC from Cellulomonas sp. KRMCY2 includes:
- a CDS encoding DUF4214 domain-containing protein, which gives rise to MTIRTASAVAFGVALLTAASPAVATTTAARAAVVTVSSGAPASGPMRALAPLAGTTAPVTTDAVPEVEVTEMDVVVPAVEASGDLVATPDVLEAQAEPDVIVTDEVVTADRVESAVVETADFQTLGVTWPSDAEVADLGLEVRTRADGEWTGWTALEPADDAPDAGTVEAERDMRGGTDALWVGDADAVQLAFAATPESGPDGISLALIGSEAVAEQPTDAIVGSTDDDLTAQTTAFGPASVTSAAVFTPATFLSTTAPVSNTVPADPAPAVPADPATTGTEGANPAAVLVQAPAAPRVISRAEWGAAPQVCTPDVARGLVGAVVHHTAGSNDYKTVAEAMNQIRNDQAYHINTRGWCDIGYNFVVDKWGNIYEGRADSLNAPVIGVHAGGFNTGTVGVSMLGNFSSVATPPAMIDAVGRIVGLRLAAYNINPTDSFVFHTLGGENSKFAAGTDVPLPRVFAHRDVAYTACPGNVGYGQLPNIRTTARAYYDATLYAESQSVIKALYQDLLRRGPDPTGLRGWTTSLMQGQSQSALVDTLTRSDEYISSRVTKAYREVLGREPEPAGAAAWLSEIKAGHATVDDVQRRFYDSVEYYDISGGTPQGYVRRLYQTVLSRPAGDAEVAEWSAVFATRGRGVVVDAIWFSNEAARIRAGAYYQTFLGRGPDPVGLAGWADVLLRQGEGAVRVGIAGSLEYRARSVSRFP
- a CDS encoding DUF4214 domain-containing protein, whose amino-acid sequence is MSLLGKRSLWGVIAATALVLTPLSASAVEPFPDNGGADTTPFADIAGATADVGVDQTVLITPICQGFTVTNRYTETVDVLFGDFANGIQDAGVLVEPGETVRVNTPRGLIDYVAWAMASDYMAGTGQDVAINQSCTPTPRTQTEQVQKYINQVYRDLFYRVPDTQGLATWTTALLNGAPRVAVANAITYSPEYRSWLISGVYWQFLGRDPDAGGLANWLGAMQGGMTIAQMESGFIASDEYYAAAGGTPEAWVDALYNDVLWRNASDAEIASWVGVLAAGGSRSQVAMGFLLSTEHLTDVVATYYWQLLGRDIDAAGKSSWVTILGAGGRDEAVIGSIIASDEYYNKG